In Melanotaenia boesemani isolate fMelBoe1 chromosome 16, fMelBoe1.pri, whole genome shotgun sequence, the following proteins share a genomic window:
- the slc22a15 gene encoding solute carrier family 22 member 15 isoform X1, translated as MDIEAAFQVVGEFGPYQKRAVTVLVLSQVYMAFQSMLIVLVGSTPEYRVEPQDGGGQFSPEELPQHVTFTEDVDSIVTEWFLVKQQAYKVSLAGSLFFAGLLVGNVFFGPLSDRIGRRPVYLAGLFFEVVFGYVTALAPSYEVFAASRLLVGLMNGGIGLVCFVLIQEYVGKSYWALTGTLASMTFAVGIALFGPLGYFIRPWRSLATVANSSGVLFFLLAVNLPESPRWLYSQGQTERAEQVLRYMAMRNGGAANNLMLQHVGAANISNHGNRPSGVLQLLIHPVLRLRTMVLMYVWYACSLVYYGLTLGASETTGSRYVNVSMYGLVELPAYPLCIYFINKHWAGRRKSMASFLCLAGSACLCTMFVPENTGTLLSVTSLALLGKLMVSAAFNIAYVYSSELYPTVIRNAGLGVCSMSCRVGGILAPFVPSMRALHASMPFTVFCLSGLSAGCLGLLLPETLNRPAAETLEELSSPVHSRVLESKPLLYEDSRKPNVQ; from the exons ATGGATATAGAAGCAGCTTTTCAGGTTGTTGGCGAGTTTGGGCCTTACCAGAAGCGAGCGGTGACGGTCCTCGTCCTGTCGCAG GTGTACATGGCCTTCCAGTCCATGCTGATAGTCCTGGTCGGGTCCACGCCGGAGTACCGGGTTGAGCCGCAGGACGGCGGCGGCCAGTTCAGCCCAGAGGAGCTACCGCAACACGTCACCTTCACAGAGGACGTCGACTCCATCGTCACTGAG TGGTTCCTCGTCAAGCAGCAGGCCTACAAGGTCAGCCTCGCTGGATCGCTCTTCTTCGCCGGGCTTCTGGTTGGGAATGTTTTCTTCGGTCCCCTCTCCGACAGGATCGGTAGGAGGCCGGTCTACCTGGCAG GTCTGTTTTTTGAGGTGGTCTTCGGGTACGTGACTGCCTTGGCGCCCAGCTATGAGGTCTTTGCTGCATCTCGTCTCCTGGTGGGTCTGATGAACGGCGGCATCGGCCTGGTCTGCTTCGTCCTCATCCAGGAGTACGTGGGGAAGTCCTACTGGGCCCTGACTG GAACGTTGGCCAGCATGACCTTCGCCGTCGGCATCGCCCTGTTCGGACCTCTAGGATACTTCATCCGGCCCTGGAGGAGCCTGGCAACGGTGGCCAACTCCTCCGGTGTCCTGTTCTTCCTGCTGGCGGT CAACCTTCCAGAGTCTCCTCGGTGGTTGTATTCCCAGGGCCAGACGGAGCGAGCCGAACAG GTTCTGCGCTACATGGCGATGAGGAACGGCGGCGCAGCCAACAACCTGATGCTGCAGCATGTCGGTGCTGCTAACAtcagtaaccatggtaacagaccTTCTGGCgtcctgcagctgctgatcCATCCGGTCCTCCGCCTGCGGACCATGGTGCTGATGTATGTCTG GTATGCGTGCAGTCTGGTATATTACGGCCTGACTCTGGGGGCCAGCGAGACGACCGGTAGCCGCTACGTTAACGTGTCCATGTACGGGCTGGTGGAGCTGCCAGCGTACCCTCTATGCATCTACTTCATCAACAAACACTG GGCTGGAAGAAGGAAAAGCATGGCCAGTTTCCTGTGTCTTGCTGGCTCCGCCTGCCTCTGCACCATGTTCGTCCCTGAAAACACAG GGACTTTGCTGAGTGTGACGTCTTTGGCTCTTTTGGGGAAACTGATGGTCAGTGCAGCGTTCAACATTGCCTACGTCTACTCATCAGAACTCTACCCCACAGTGATCAG GAACGCCGggctgggagtttgttccatgTCCTGCAGAGTTGGAGGAATCCTTGCACCATTCGTTCCTTCGATG cgAGCCCTCCACGCCTCCATGCCCTTCACCGTGTTCTGCCTCAGCGGGCTCTCTGCCGGCTGTCTGGGCCTCCTGCTGCCTGAAACCCTCAacagacctgcagcagaaactCTGGAGGAGCTGAGCAGCCCCGTCCACAGCCGTGTGCTGGAGAGCAAG CCTCTTCTGTATGAAGACAGCAGGAAACCAAACGTCCAGTAA
- the slc22a15 gene encoding solute carrier family 22 member 15 isoform X2, whose protein sequence is MAFQSMLIVLVGSTPEYRVEPQDGGGQFSPEELPQHVTFTEDVDSIVTEWFLVKQQAYKVSLAGSLFFAGLLVGNVFFGPLSDRIGRRPVYLAGLFFEVVFGYVTALAPSYEVFAASRLLVGLMNGGIGLVCFVLIQEYVGKSYWALTGTLASMTFAVGIALFGPLGYFIRPWRSLATVANSSGVLFFLLAVNLPESPRWLYSQGQTERAEQVLRYMAMRNGGAANNLMLQHVGAANISNHGNRPSGVLQLLIHPVLRLRTMVLMYVWYACSLVYYGLTLGASETTGSRYVNVSMYGLVELPAYPLCIYFINKHWAGRRKSMASFLCLAGSACLCTMFVPENTGTLLSVTSLALLGKLMVSAAFNIAYVYSSELYPTVIRNAGLGVCSMSCRVGGILAPFVPSMRALHASMPFTVFCLSGLSAGCLGLLLPETLNRPAAETLEELSSPVHSRVLESKPLLYEDSRKPNVQ, encoded by the exons ATGGCCTTCCAGTCCATGCTGATAGTCCTGGTCGGGTCCACGCCGGAGTACCGGGTTGAGCCGCAGGACGGCGGCGGCCAGTTCAGCCCAGAGGAGCTACCGCAACACGTCACCTTCACAGAGGACGTCGACTCCATCGTCACTGAG TGGTTCCTCGTCAAGCAGCAGGCCTACAAGGTCAGCCTCGCTGGATCGCTCTTCTTCGCCGGGCTTCTGGTTGGGAATGTTTTCTTCGGTCCCCTCTCCGACAGGATCGGTAGGAGGCCGGTCTACCTGGCAG GTCTGTTTTTTGAGGTGGTCTTCGGGTACGTGACTGCCTTGGCGCCCAGCTATGAGGTCTTTGCTGCATCTCGTCTCCTGGTGGGTCTGATGAACGGCGGCATCGGCCTGGTCTGCTTCGTCCTCATCCAGGAGTACGTGGGGAAGTCCTACTGGGCCCTGACTG GAACGTTGGCCAGCATGACCTTCGCCGTCGGCATCGCCCTGTTCGGACCTCTAGGATACTTCATCCGGCCCTGGAGGAGCCTGGCAACGGTGGCCAACTCCTCCGGTGTCCTGTTCTTCCTGCTGGCGGT CAACCTTCCAGAGTCTCCTCGGTGGTTGTATTCCCAGGGCCAGACGGAGCGAGCCGAACAG GTTCTGCGCTACATGGCGATGAGGAACGGCGGCGCAGCCAACAACCTGATGCTGCAGCATGTCGGTGCTGCTAACAtcagtaaccatggtaacagaccTTCTGGCgtcctgcagctgctgatcCATCCGGTCCTCCGCCTGCGGACCATGGTGCTGATGTATGTCTG GTATGCGTGCAGTCTGGTATATTACGGCCTGACTCTGGGGGCCAGCGAGACGACCGGTAGCCGCTACGTTAACGTGTCCATGTACGGGCTGGTGGAGCTGCCAGCGTACCCTCTATGCATCTACTTCATCAACAAACACTG GGCTGGAAGAAGGAAAAGCATGGCCAGTTTCCTGTGTCTTGCTGGCTCCGCCTGCCTCTGCACCATGTTCGTCCCTGAAAACACAG GGACTTTGCTGAGTGTGACGTCTTTGGCTCTTTTGGGGAAACTGATGGTCAGTGCAGCGTTCAACATTGCCTACGTCTACTCATCAGAACTCTACCCCACAGTGATCAG GAACGCCGggctgggagtttgttccatgTCCTGCAGAGTTGGAGGAATCCTTGCACCATTCGTTCCTTCGATG cgAGCCCTCCACGCCTCCATGCCCTTCACCGTGTTCTGCCTCAGCGGGCTCTCTGCCGGCTGTCTGGGCCTCCTGCTGCCTGAAACCCTCAacagacctgcagcagaaactCTGGAGGAGCTGAGCAGCCCCGTCCACAGCCGTGTGCTGGAGAGCAAG CCTCTTCTGTATGAAGACAGCAGGAAACCAAACGTCCAGTAA
- the LOC121655318 gene encoding natural killer cell receptor 2B4-like isoform X1 — MVGRIVPLLALLAVMSGARAQSKAAFFAVGDPLVLKPPSQKTPITSITWKHKGNIVTEWIKDQLPLKDYGDFRNRTSLDLNTAELTIKNTTSADAGQFEVEINNKVLEEKYQAEAIKKVPKPEVILRTLTCTETSPSCNLSCGGAPERPELVSYSWKRGNGQWAKSDKNLNINNDEQTQAFETFSCKMENPVSQEESEPFKNPFFKPPPQAPVAGIVGGVIAVTAMVGAGVAAFFKRDKLKSMFSREDTSIRQDSTSFSGHFHFFFLLDNHISLVQTHGNVEA, encoded by the exons ATGGTTGGACGGATCGTTCCTCTCCTCGCGCTGCTCGCGGTGATGAGCGGCGCGCGGGCCCAGAGTAAAGCAGCATTTTTCGCGGTCGGTGACCCGCTCGTTCTCAAGCCTCCGTCGCAAAAGACTCCCATCACCAGCATAACATGGAAGCACAAAGGGAACATTGTGACAGAGTGGATCAAAGACCAGCTTCCACTGAAGGATTATGGCGACTTTAGAAACCGAACGTCTCTGGACTTAAACACCGCAGAGCTGACGATAAAAAACACGACGTCTGCTGACGCCGGACAGTTCGAGGTGGAGATCAACAACAAAGTCCTGGAGGAGAAATACCAGGCGGAGGCCATCAAGAAGGTACCCAAACCTGAAGTAATTCTGAGAACCCTGACATGCACCGAGACCTCACCAAGCTGCAACCTGAGCTGCGGCGGAGCCCCTGAAAGACCCGAACTCGTCTCCTATTCCTGGAAGAGAGGAAACGGACAGTGGGCAAAGTCAGACAAGAACCTGAACATCAACAATGATGAGCAAACACAAGCTTTTGAGACATTTTCCTGCAAAATGGAAAATCCAGTCAGTCAAGAGGAAAGCGAACCCTTCAAAAATCCCTTCTTCAAACCACCACCACAGGCCCCCGTAGCTGGGATTGTTGGGGGCGTCATCGCCGTCACAGCAATGGTTGGAGCTGGAGTTGCTGCATTTTTTAAGAGAGACAAACTGAAATCTATGTTCAGCAGGGAAGA CACATCCATCAGACAGGATTCAACTTCATTCTCgggacattttcattttttctttcttcttgacaATCATATATCACTCGTTCAGACGCATGGAAATGTTGAAGCATGA
- the LOC121655318 gene encoding natural killer cell receptor 2B4-like isoform X2, giving the protein MVGRIVPLLALLAVMSGARAQSKAAFFAVGDPLVLKPPSQKTPITSITWKHKGNIVTEWIKDQLPLKDYGDFRNRTSLDLNTAELTIKNTTSADAGQFEVEINNKVLEEKYQAEAIKKVPKPEVILRTLTCTETSPSCNLSCGGAPERPELVSYSWKRGNGQWAKSDKNLNINNDEQTQAFETFSCKMENPVSQEESEPFKNPFFKPPPQAPVAGIVGGVIAVTAMVGAGVAAFFKRDKLKSMFSREEGAASPKDRENPAEHEKLKETNCDGH; this is encoded by the coding sequence ATGGTTGGACGGATCGTTCCTCTCCTCGCGCTGCTCGCGGTGATGAGCGGCGCGCGGGCCCAGAGTAAAGCAGCATTTTTCGCGGTCGGTGACCCGCTCGTTCTCAAGCCTCCGTCGCAAAAGACTCCCATCACCAGCATAACATGGAAGCACAAAGGGAACATTGTGACAGAGTGGATCAAAGACCAGCTTCCACTGAAGGATTATGGCGACTTTAGAAACCGAACGTCTCTGGACTTAAACACCGCAGAGCTGACGATAAAAAACACGACGTCTGCTGACGCCGGACAGTTCGAGGTGGAGATCAACAACAAAGTCCTGGAGGAGAAATACCAGGCGGAGGCCATCAAGAAGGTACCCAAACCTGAAGTAATTCTGAGAACCCTGACATGCACCGAGACCTCACCAAGCTGCAACCTGAGCTGCGGCGGAGCCCCTGAAAGACCCGAACTCGTCTCCTATTCCTGGAAGAGAGGAAACGGACAGTGGGCAAAGTCAGACAAGAACCTGAACATCAACAATGATGAGCAAACACAAGCTTTTGAGACATTTTCCTGCAAAATGGAAAATCCAGTCAGTCAAGAGGAAAGCGAACCCTTCAAAAATCCCTTCTTCAAACCACCACCACAGGCCCCCGTAGCTGGGATTGTTGGGGGCGTCATCGCCGTCACAGCAATGGTTGGAGCTGGAGTTGCTGCATTTTTTAAGAGAGACAAACTGAAATCTATGTTCAGCAGGGAAGAGGGGGCTGCATCACCAAAGGACCGCGAAAACCCTGCTGAGCATGAAAAACTTAAAGAGACCAACTGTGACGGTCACTGA